A region from the bacterium genome encodes:
- a CDS encoding EamA family transporter codes for MTLSRPATLDRIGLFNLATVYVVWGSTYLAIRIAVRPEGGFPPFHLALLRVAAASLVLFLWAAWRRHRLRPARRELIVLAGSGLLMWVGGNGLVTWAEQRTDSGLAALVVAVMPIWAALFEAVIDRRLPSLRMTGSLLIGFVGVGVLSWPVVRTGDAADLWALTALLIAPLTWAVGSIWVARRRPDLSIQAVSAWQHLLGGLGFVLVILLIGEPWTAPSGDAWLAWAYLTAFGSVVAFTAFVATLRMLPMKVAMTYAYANPVIAVFLGWLVIAEPVSGWTLAGAALVLAGIAGVFNNR; via the coding sequence CTGACCTTGAGCCGGCCAGCGACACTCGACCGCATCGGGCTTTTCAACCTCGCCACCGTCTACGTGGTGTGGGGCAGCACCTACCTGGCCATTCGCATCGCGGTGCGCCCGGAAGGCGGTTTCCCGCCGTTCCACCTGGCCCTGCTGCGCGTGGCCGCGGCGTCCCTCGTCCTGTTCCTCTGGGCGGCCTGGCGGCGCCACCGCCTGCGGCCGGCGCGCCGCGAACTGATCGTCCTCGCCGGGTCCGGCCTGCTCATGTGGGTGGGCGGCAACGGTCTGGTGACCTGGGCGGAGCAGCGCACAGACTCCGGGCTGGCCGCCCTGGTCGTGGCGGTGATGCCCATCTGGGCGGCGCTGTTCGAGGCGGTCATCGACCGGCGCTTGCCGTCGCTCAGGATGACCGGTTCGCTGCTGATCGGTTTCGTGGGCGTGGGTGTGCTGTCGTGGCCCGTCGTCCGGACCGGAGACGCCGCCGACCTGTGGGCGCTGACGGCGTTGCTGATCGCCCCGCTCACCTGGGCCGTCGGTTCGATCTGGGTGGCGCGACGCCGGCCGGATCTCTCCATCCAGGCCGTATCCGCCTGGCAGCATCTGCTGGGCGGTCTGGGCTTCGTGCTGGTGATCCTGCTGATCGGCGAGCCCTGGACGGCGCCCAGTGGCGATGCGTGGCTGGCGTGGGCCTACCTGACGGCGTTCGGATCGGTGGTCGCGTTCACCGCCTTCGTGGCGACCCTGCGCATGCTGCCCATGAAGGTGGCCATGACCTACGCCTACGCCAACCCGGTGATCGCGGTGTTCCTGGGCTGGCTGGTCATCGCGGAGCCGGTCTCGGGCTGGACCCTGGCGGGTGCGGCGCTGGTGCTGGCGGGCATCGCGGGCGTGTTCAACAACCGCTGA
- a CDS encoding DUF362 domain-containing protein produces the protein MTRPDDREGDRGGFGARVLLPLTGFLALAWFLIRVIPKPSRAAYPCQRAAFPLASAFVLWVAGTLASWKLLQRGGTLLSGKRWAAAAACLSLALLVGAAAWLSQPSTLSLAAPHPVNDPLGEAEGIHPGRVVWCHDPDATDWEGPGHGYWWSPEHTDQVVVERMLSATIKELTGEADEAAAWDALIRHYNLEHGRGDTGYAPGEKITIKVNLVGCHYLPGWGGTDPETYDLTSYLDYMNTSPQVMLALLRRLVCVVGAAPSDITIGDPLALFPNQYHAMLAGEFPGVNYLDHQGGVPGHTRVAAQNSSVPLFWSSHPSGYQQDYIPASYAQATYFINLANFKSHSLGGVTLCAKNHYGSLIRYPVEDGYFGLHESLAYQAPDPAAYRALVDLMGHAHLGGKTVLYLVDGLYSGCHPYDLAPRRWAADPFGDDWTSSLFAAQDPVAIESVCLDLMQLEGDPRLYPRMAGVDDYLHEAALAHDPPSGTFYDPDHAGDVQRLASLGVHEHWNDPVGMQYSRNLGTGDGIDLVRLTSLTDVPDPRAHLVASCRPNPFNPRTTIRFVLPTAGRVELRVHDASGARIASLLGGHLDAGGHEASWDGRDDDGREMPSGVYYYRLRQGVARGSGKMTLIR, from the coding sequence ATGACCCGACCGGACGACAGGGAAGGCGACCGCGGCGGCTTCGGCGCGCGCGTCCTGCTGCCGCTGACGGGCTTTCTCGCCCTGGCCTGGTTCCTGATCCGCGTCATCCCCAAGCCCTCGCGCGCGGCCTATCCCTGCCAGCGCGCGGCCTTTCCCCTGGCCAGCGCCTTCGTGCTCTGGGTGGCGGGGACCCTCGCCTCCTGGAAGCTGCTGCAGCGCGGCGGGACCCTGCTGTCCGGCAAGCGGTGGGCGGCGGCGGCCGCCTGCCTGTCCCTCGCCCTGCTCGTCGGCGCGGCCGCGTGGCTGTCGCAGCCGAGCACGCTGTCGTTGGCCGCTCCGCACCCGGTCAACGATCCGCTCGGCGAGGCCGAGGGGATCCATCCCGGCCGCGTCGTCTGGTGCCACGATCCCGACGCCACCGACTGGGAGGGCCCCGGCCACGGCTACTGGTGGTCGCCCGAACACACCGACCAGGTGGTCGTCGAGCGCATGCTGTCGGCGACCATCAAGGAACTGACCGGCGAGGCGGACGAGGCCGCGGCCTGGGACGCCCTGATCCGTCACTACAACCTCGAGCACGGACGCGGCGACACGGGCTACGCGCCCGGCGAGAAGATCACGATCAAGGTCAACCTCGTGGGCTGCCACTACCTGCCGGGCTGGGGCGGCACCGACCCCGAGACCTACGACCTGACCTCATACCTCGACTACATGAACACCTCGCCGCAGGTGATGCTGGCGCTGCTGCGCCGGCTGGTCTGCGTGGTCGGCGCCGCGCCGTCGGACATCACCATCGGCGACCCGCTGGCCCTGTTCCCGAACCAGTACCACGCCATGCTCGCCGGCGAGTTCCCGGGCGTGAACTACCTGGACCACCAGGGCGGTGTGCCCGGACACACGCGGGTCGCCGCGCAGAATTCGTCCGTCCCGCTGTTCTGGAGCAGCCATCCCTCCGGGTACCAGCAGGACTACATCCCGGCGTCGTACGCCCAGGCGACGTACTTCATCAACCTGGCCAACTTCAAGAGCCACTCTCTCGGCGGCGTCACCCTCTGCGCCAAGAACCACTACGGCTCGCTGATCCGCTACCCGGTCGAGGACGGCTACTTCGGACTGCACGAGAGCCTGGCCTACCAGGCGCCCGACCCGGCCGCCTACCGCGCGCTCGTCGATCTGATGGGACATGCGCACCTGGGCGGCAAGACCGTGCTGTACCTGGTCGATGGGCTCTACTCGGGCTGTCACCCCTACGATCTCGCGCCGCGGCGCTGGGCCGCCGACCCCTTCGGCGACGACTGGACCTCGAGCCTCTTCGCCGCGCAGGATCCCGTCGCCATCGAGTCGGTCTGCCTGGACCTCATGCAGCTCGAGGGCGACCCGCGCCTGTATCCCCGGATGGCGGGCGTCGACGACTACCTGCACGAGGCGGCCCTGGCCCACGATCCGCCCTCGGGCACCTTCTACGACCCGGATCACGCCGGCGACGTGCAGCGCCTGGCGAGCCTGGGCGTGCACGAGCACTGGAACGATCCGGTCGGCATGCAGTACAGCCGCAACCTGGGCACCGGCGACGGCATCGATCTGGTACGGCTGACGTCCCTGACCGATGTGCCGGACCCGCGCGCCCATCTCGTCGCCTCCTGCCGCCCGAATCCCTTCAACCCGCGCACGACGATCCGTTTCGTGTTGCCGACGGCCGGGCGCGTCGAGCTGCGGGTCCACGACGCATCCGGCGCCCGCATCGCCTCGCTGCTGGGCGGTCACCTGGACGCAGGCGGGCACGAGGCGTCGTGGGACGGCCGCGACGACGACGGCCGCGAGATGCCTTCGGGCGTCTACTACTATCGGCTCCGGCAGGGAGTGGCCCGGGGTTCGGGCAAGATGACCCTGATCAGGTGA
- the mutM gene encoding bifunctional DNA-formamidopyrimidine glycosylase/DNA-(apurinic or apyrimidinic site) lyase gives MPELPEVESIAVALRAALAGRRLTGLRVEFAGIFEPSARAFRRAVLGRRLDSVHRHGKYLILTFDADGPSPAHAMLHLRMTGQVFVDPRYIPDEHVHAVFDFDGRPVFYRDVRKFGRWTLVDDGERPSAIAHVGPDMLKVRFAEWSAKVCGRKAPWKAVLLDQTVAAGLGNIYVDEALFRAGVHPLAVPADTGDETPRRIFDAAKGVLRLSIKHGGTTFLDFRDFHGKPGNFRRKLRVFGRRGEACRRCGGIIEKIVVAGRGTHFCPGCQAR, from the coding sequence ATGCCCGAACTGCCCGAGGTCGAAAGCATCGCCGTCGCCCTGCGCGCAGCGCTGGCCGGGCGCCGGCTGACCGGGCTGCGCGTGGAGTTCGCGGGCATCTTCGAGCCGAGCGCTCGCGCCTTCCGCCGCGCCGTCCTCGGCCGGCGTCTCGACAGCGTCCATCGCCACGGCAAGTACCTGATCCTGACCTTCGACGCCGACGGCCCCTCGCCCGCCCACGCCATGCTGCACCTGCGCATGACCGGACAGGTCTTCGTCGATCCCCGGTACATTCCCGACGAGCACGTCCACGCCGTCTTCGACTTCGACGGCCGGCCCGTCTTCTACCGCGACGTGCGCAAGTTCGGGCGCTGGACCCTGGTGGACGACGGCGAGCGTCCGTCGGCCATCGCCCACGTCGGGCCGGACATGCTGAAGGTGCGTTTCGCGGAGTGGTCCGCGAAGGTCTGCGGCCGCAAGGCGCCCTGGAAGGCCGTGCTCCTGGATCAGACGGTGGCGGCGGGGCTGGGCAACATCTACGTGGACGAGGCGCTGTTCCGCGCCGGCGTGCACCCGCTGGCGGTTCCGGCGGACACGGGCGATGAAACGCCGCGACGGATCTTCGACGCCGCCAAGGGCGTGTTGCGGTTGTCCATCAAGCACGGCGGCACGACGTTCCTGGACTTTCGCGACTTCCACGGCAAGCCCGGCAACTTCCGGCGCAAGCTGCGCGTCTTCGGGCGGCGGGGCGAAGCGTGCCGGCGTTGCGGCGGGATCATCGAGAAGATCGTGGTGGCGGGACGGGGGACGCATTTCTGTCCCGGGTGCCAGGCGCGCTGA
- a CDS encoding TerB family tellurite resistance protein, translating to MGLLGALFGGTVGFMLGGPLGMIIGGAIGSQAGGNVLDPGAGTRGARRGARLGGTGVFQDTQTAFVVTLISLAAKVAKADGRVTQAEVQAFDAFLRDNLRMSATDRRMAARIFNEARDSAIPAAKLARQARGILGPFPDRLRDLVTLLLQIAHADGQLHPAEEKLIREIARDLGLTDRDYQECRALFGPAGPAVGSSYEILGVPPGASEAEIKKAYRKIAREYHPDVLQSKGLPEDFMQFAKEKLQKVNEAYDVIKKDRGF from the coding sequence ATGGGTTTGCTGGGAGCTCTGTTCGGCGGCACGGTGGGCTTCATGCTCGGCGGTCCCCTCGGGATGATCATCGGCGGCGCCATCGGCTCCCAGGCCGGCGGCAACGTCCTCGACCCCGGCGCGGGAACCCGCGGCGCCCGCCGCGGCGCGCGCCTCGGCGGCACCGGGGTCTTCCAGGACACCCAGACGGCCTTCGTGGTGACGCTCATCAGCCTGGCGGCCAAGGTCGCCAAGGCCGACGGCCGTGTGACGCAGGCGGAGGTGCAGGCCTTCGACGCCTTCCTGCGCGACAACCTGCGCATGTCCGCCACCGACCGCCGCATGGCCGCCCGGATCTTCAACGAGGCCCGCGACAGCGCCATCCCCGCCGCGAAGCTGGCGCGTCAGGCCCGCGGCATCCTCGGTCCCTTCCCCGACCGCCTGCGCGACCTGGTGACCCTGCTGCTGCAGATCGCCCACGCCGACGGGCAGCTGCATCCCGCCGAGGAGAAGCTCATCCGCGAGATCGCCCGCGACCTGGGCCTGACCGACCGCGACTACCAGGAATGCCGCGCCCTCTTCGGCCCCGCCGGGCCCGCGGTGGGCTCGTCCTACGAGATACTCGGTGTCCCGCCGGGCGCCAGCGAGGCGGAGATCAAGAAGGCCTACCGCAAGATCGCGCGCGAGTACCATCCCGACGTGCTGCAGAGCAAGGGGCTGCCGGAGGACTTCATGCAGTTCGCCAAGGAGAAGCTGCAGAAGGTCAACGAGGCCTACGACGTCATCAAGAAGGATCGCGGTTTCTGA
- a CDS encoding GGDEF domain-containing protein — MTHEDKQGLAKEVLVERIRNEIIPLFDKLISGEETYFDNPYLERSKAFADGTPLHCPGSTGKYERCWQSVGEYRRQAHPDVLCFPHDCKECPVYRGACPSVVEELGEAFNNMVFLLHRKDETVRNAMNFTRDLALSLESMDLENHLMREQMHTDPLTGLYNRGYLDECLGMEVKRCRDHRLNLSLLMLDIDLFKSYNDLYGHLQGDRMLARFGRLLRAAIRDTDQAFRFGGEEFVVLLPGTSGDDAYKVAERIRERFATLVFNVPPRSGNPEGRESRTVSVGVTACADDMDAEALLASADQALYRAKNSGRNCVIAHSLQPVC; from the coding sequence ATGACGCATGAGGACAAACAAGGTCTTGCCAAAGAGGTTCTCGTCGAACGCATCCGCAACGAGATCATCCCGCTGTTCGACAAGCTAATCTCGGGCGAGGAGACCTATTTCGACAACCCCTATCTGGAGCGCAGCAAAGCGTTCGCCGACGGTACGCCCCTGCACTGTCCGGGCTCGACCGGCAAATACGAGCGTTGCTGGCAGTCGGTGGGCGAATACCGCCGCCAGGCCCATCCGGACGTTCTCTGCTTTCCGCACGACTGCAAGGAATGCCCTGTCTACCGCGGCGCCTGCCCGTCGGTGGTCGAGGAGCTGGGCGAGGCCTTCAACAACATGGTCTTCCTGCTGCACCGCAAGGACGAGACGGTACGCAACGCCATGAACTTCACGCGCGACCTGGCGCTCTCGCTCGAGAGCATGGACCTCGAGAACCATCTCATGCGCGAGCAGATGCACACCGACCCGCTCACCGGTCTATACAACCGGGGCTACCTGGACGAGTGTCTGGGCATGGAGGTGAAGCGCTGCCGCGACCACCGGCTGAACCTCTCCCTGCTCATGCTCGACATCGACCTGTTCAAGAGCTACAACGATCTCTACGGGCACCTGCAGGGCGACCGCATGCTGGCGCGTTTCGGGCGCCTGCTGCGGGCGGCGATCCGCGACACCGACCAGGCCTTCCGCTTCGGCGGCGAGGAGTTCGTGGTCCTGCTGCCCGGCACCAGCGGCGACGACGCGTACAAGGTGGCCGAGCGGATCCGAGAGCGTTTCGCGACCCTCGTGTTCAACGTGCCGCCGCGCAGCGGCAACCCCGAGGGACGCGAGTCGCGCACCGTGAGCGTCGGCGTCACGGCCTGCGCGGACGACATGGACGCCGAGGCGCTGCTGGCGTCGGCCGACCAGGCCCTCTACCGGGCCAAGAACAGCGGGCGCAACTGCGTGATCGCGCACTCCCTCCAGCCGGTCTGCTGA
- a CDS encoding nitroreductase family protein, giving the protein MDVMSAIETRRAVKRFERNLAMSETDIRTLMEYAIMSPTSFNIQNWRFVLVTDQDSKDAIRDAGWNQPQFSDCSLLIVICGDLMAHARSPERYWRNAPAAVRGRVVSAITGYYGNDAAARHDEALRSGGIAAQTIMLAARALGYDSCPMIGFDFARVAKIVGLPPDHEIVMAVAVGRGVEGPRPRPGRIPLAEAVVHNRFPGEGTGA; this is encoded by the coding sequence ATGGACGTCATGTCAGCGATCGAGACACGCCGCGCGGTGAAGAGGTTCGAACGGAACCTTGCGATGTCCGAGACGGACATCCGCACGCTCATGGAATACGCGATCATGTCGCCGACATCCTTCAACATCCAGAACTGGCGCTTCGTGCTGGTCACCGACCAGGACTCGAAGGACGCCATTCGCGACGCCGGCTGGAACCAGCCCCAGTTCTCCGACTGCTCGCTGCTGATCGTCATCTGCGGCGATCTCATGGCGCACGCCCGCAGCCCCGAGCGCTACTGGCGCAACGCTCCGGCGGCCGTCCGCGGGAGGGTCGTGTCCGCGATCACCGGTTACTACGGGAACGACGCGGCCGCCCGGCACGACGAGGCGCTCCGCTCCGGCGGCATCGCCGCCCAGACGATCATGCTGGCCGCCCGGGCCCTGGGCTACGACTCCTGCCCCATGATCGGCTTCGATTTCGCCCGGGTGGCGAAGATCGTCGGCCTGCCCCCGGACCACGAGATCGTGATGGCCGTCGCCGTGGGCCGCGGCGTCGAGGGGCCGCGGCCCCGCCCCGGCCGCATACCGCTCGCCGAAGCCGTCGTGCACAACCGTTTTCCCGGCGAAGGAACCGGCGCCTGA
- the pepF gene encoding oligoendopeptidase F, with protein MKNTTAETAPRERRDVPDHLKWDLSGVYADWDAWENDYAAVAGALDGLSGLRGSLGESAAAMLHAIETLLDTNRRLELVRVFAAMKSDEDTRLGVNTERRGRAGLLGVKVAEAASWFEPELLAIDDAVLARFLAEEEGLRLYAHFLDDIRRSRPHTLDAAREELLAAAGAMARGAGNVFNALDNADLVFPAVRDEQGDEVELTKARYNRFVRSRDRRVREEAFVALHETYGRVANTLAANLDANINTHVFYARARNHPGTLEAALHDNAVPVDVFHNLVEAVNDNLPAIHRYTALKKRALGVDLLREFDLYAPLFADGEFTFTYEESCDLLLAALAPLGDGYVETVRRGIAERRIDVHESAGKRGGAYSTGAYDTPPFVLLNWSGQLRDTFTLAHEMGHSLHSWHAVAHQPYVYGDYPIFTAEVASTFNELLLMDHLLRVTGDRDRRLFLLDAYLDQLNGTVFRQTMFAEFEHAVHLVVERGGTLTADRLDGMYLEILARYWGPELDLGDALSARTWCRIPHFYYNYYVYQYATAFAASVALSRRVLAGGAAERDDYLGFMRSGSSRYPVDTLRRAGVDMTTPEPVAGVFALFTDLLDQVESLLSGE; from the coding sequence ATGAAGAACACGACCGCTGAGACCGCCCCGCGCGAACGCCGGGACGTCCCGGACCATCTCAAGTGGGACCTGAGCGGCGTCTACGCCGACTGGGACGCCTGGGAGAACGACTACGCCGCCGTGGCCGGCGCGCTGGACGGCCTGTCCGGACTGCGCGGATCCCTGGGCGAATCCGCCGCCGCCATGCTGCACGCCATCGAGACCCTGCTGGACACGAACCGCCGCCTGGAGCTGGTGCGCGTCTTCGCCGCCATGAAAAGCGACGAGGACACGCGCCTCGGCGTCAACACCGAGCGCCGGGGTCGCGCCGGCCTGCTGGGCGTCAAGGTCGCCGAGGCCGCGAGCTGGTTCGAACCGGAGCTGCTGGCGATCGACGACGCCGTTCTCGCGCGTTTCCTGGCGGAGGAGGAAGGCCTGCGGCTCTACGCCCACTTCCTGGACGACATCCGCCGCAGCCGCCCGCACACCCTGGACGCGGCGCGGGAGGAGCTGCTGGCCGCCGCCGGCGCCATGGCGCGCGGCGCCGGGAACGTATTCAACGCCCTCGACAACGCGGATCTCGTCTTCCCCGCCGTTCGCGACGAGCAGGGCGACGAGGTCGAGTTGACCAAGGCCCGGTACAATCGGTTCGTGCGCTCGCGCGACCGGCGCGTGCGCGAGGAGGCCTTCGTCGCCCTGCACGAGACGTACGGCCGGGTGGCCAACACCCTGGCCGCGAACCTGGACGCCAACATCAACACCCACGTCTTCTACGCGCGCGCCCGCAACCATCCCGGCACCCTGGAGGCCGCGCTGCACGACAACGCGGTCCCCGTCGACGTCTTCCACAACCTGGTGGAGGCGGTCAACGACAACCTCCCCGCCATCCACCGCTACACCGCGCTCAAGAAGCGCGCGCTCGGCGTCGATCTGCTGCGCGAGTTCGATCTCTACGCGCCGCTGTTCGCGGACGGCGAGTTCACCTTCACCTACGAGGAATCCTGCGATCTGCTCCTGGCGGCGCTGGCGCCCCTCGGCGACGGCTACGTGGAGACCGTGCGGCGCGGCATCGCCGAACGCCGGATCGACGTGCACGAGAGCGCGGGCAAGCGGGGCGGCGCCTACTCCACCGGCGCCTACGACACCCCGCCGTTCGTCCTGCTCAACTGGAGCGGCCAGCTGCGTGACACCTTCACCCTGGCCCACGAGATGGGCCACTCCCTGCACAGCTGGCACGCCGTCGCGCACCAGCCCTACGTCTACGGCGACTATCCCATCTTCACCGCCGAGGTGGCGTCGACCTTCAACGAGCTGCTGCTGATGGACCACCTGCTGCGCGTGACCGGGGACAGGGACAGGCGCCTGTTCCTGCTGGACGCCTATCTCGACCAGCTCAACGGCACGGTCTTCCGCCAGACCATGTTCGCCGAGTTCGAGCACGCCGTGCATCTCGTCGTCGAGCGCGGCGGGACCCTGACGGCCGACCGTCTCGACGGCATGTACCTGGAGATCCTGGCCCGCTACTGGGGACCCGAGCTGGATCTCGGCGACGCGCTCAGCGCCCGCACCTGGTGCCGCATACCGCACTTCTACTACAACTACTACGTCTACCAGTACGCCACGGCCTTCGCCGCCTCGGTGGCGCTGTCGCGTCGGGTTCTTGCGGGCGGCGCGGCCGAGCGCGATGATTACCTCGGATTCATGAGGTCGGGCAGCAGCCGCTACCCGGTGGATACGTTGCGGCGGGCCGGCGTCGACATGACCACGCCGGAGCCTGTCGCGGGCGTCTTCGCCCTTTTCACGGATTTGCTGGACCAGGTGGAGAGCCTGCTGTCCGGGGAGTGA
- a CDS encoding metal-dependent transcriptional regulator, with product MVGKITLTASQEDYLEAIHHVIAENRVARSRDLVSRLGVNSSSVTQALRALSQKGLINYERYGVVTLTDAGEEQAHDVIRRHEALRDFFVRILLVDVETAETAACKMEHAMPRTIVDRLVQFIDYANRCPRGSADWVEGFGFFCRNHAGGPCEVCDEINQPGSPKTED from the coding sequence ATGGTCGGGAAAATCACGCTCACGGCCAGCCAGGAAGACTATCTCGAGGCCATACACCACGTCATCGCCGAGAACCGGGTCGCCCGCTCGCGCGACCTCGTGTCCCGCCTCGGCGTGAACAGCTCGTCGGTGACGCAGGCCCTGCGCGCCCTGTCGCAGAAGGGCCTGATCAACTACGAGCGCTACGGCGTCGTCACGTTGACCGACGCCGGCGAGGAGCAGGCCCACGACGTGATCCGCCGGCACGAGGCGCTGCGCGACTTCTTCGTGCGGATCCTGCTGGTGGACGTCGAGACGGCCGAGACAGCGGCCTGCAAGATGGAACACGCCATGCCCCGCACCATCGTCGACCGGCTCGTGCAGTTCATCGACTACGCCAACCGCTGTCCCCGCGGCAGCGCGGATTGGGTGGAAGGCTTCGGTTTCTTCTGCCGTAATCACGCTGGCGGCCCCTGCGAAGTCTGCGACGAGATCAACCAGCCGGGATCCCCGAAGACAGAGGACTGA